The Candida orthopsilosis Co 90-125, chromosome 7 draft sequence genome has a window encoding:
- a CDS encoding Cpy1 carboxypeptidase Y, with amino-acid sequence MSYSNVVFHNRCRRYPSSVIGAKLNCLVQNVVRSSYRCHRLHTLSPHTYKKGQLSFKLLSSSSSSSQDNSIMKFSTTTAISALALLSVNVVDALTIQNPFNGQQPLNLDFNYDKYASQLSHLLFDEQKQNEFFSKVSSLFNEPLESLTHETKKLWSDMILNSKQFGDLRFTIPGKTGKIIKQHFDFHVKDQKVPNHQLRVKSTPEDLGVDSVKQYSGYLDVDDEDKHFFFWAFESRNDPKNDPVILWLNGGPGCSSTTGLFFELGPSSINKDIQPVHNPYAWNNNATVIFLDQPVNVGYSYSSSSVSNTVAAGKDVYAFLELFFKQFPQFAKLDFHIAGESYAGHYIPVFASEILSHPERSFNLTSVLIGNGLTDPLTQYEYYEPMACGEGGEPSVLEPEECQSMTDAIPRCQSLIQQCYESESVWSCVPATVYCNNAQLGPYQKTGRNVYDIRTMCEGSNLCYEGLEYIDTYMNKPEVMKALGAEVSSYESCNFDVNRNFVFAGDWMKPYFKNVIDILQQDLPVLIYAGDKDFICNWLGNQAWADKLEWSGSKGFSKAPVRKWKVDGKHAGDVKNYEHFTFLRVFGGGHMVPYDQPENALDMVNRWVSGDYKF; translated from the coding sequence ATGTCCTATTCAAATGTCGTTTTCCATAATAGATGTCGTAGATATCCTTCTTCGGTAATCGGAGCAAAATTAAACTGTCTCGTACAAAATGTCGTCCGCCTGTCTTATCGTTGCCACCGACTTCACACACTCTCACCCCATACATACAAAAAAGGACAACTCTCCTTTAAATTactctcttcttcttcttcttcttcccaAGACAACTCCATCATgaagttttcaacaactacaGCTATATCTGCTTTGGCATTACTATCAGTTAACGTCGTGGATGCTTTAACGATCCAAAACCCATTCAATGGACAACAAcctttgaatttggatttcAATTATGATAAATATGCCTCGCAATTATCTCActtgttgtttgatgaacAGAAGCAAAATGAATTCTTCTCCAAAGTTTCATCCCTTTTTAATGAACCTTTGGAATCGTTGACTCATGAGACAAAGAAATTATGGTCAgatatgattttgaattcaaagcaatttggtgatttgagATTTACTATTCCTGGAAAAACAGGTAAAATCATTAAGCAGCATTTTGACTTCCATGTTAAGGATCAAAAAGTACCAAACCACCAATTGAGAGTCAAATCTACCCCAGAAGATTTGGGAGTCGATTCGGTTAAACAGTACTCCGGTTATTTAGATGTTGATGACGAAGACAAGCATTTTTTCTTCTGGGCATTTGAAAGCAGAAATGACCCAAAAAATGACCCAGTTATTTTATGGTTGAATGGTGGGCCAGGCTGCTCATCAACTACtggtttgttttttgaattaGGtccttcatcaatcaacaaagataTTCAACCTGTTCATAATCCATATGCTTGGAATAACAACGCTACTGTTATATTCTTAGACCAACCTGTCAATGTTGGTTATTCATACTCATCATCGTCTGTCTCGAACACTGTTGCTGCTGGTAAGGATGTTTATGcctttttggaattgttcTTTAAGCAATTCCCACAATTTGCCAAGTTGGATTTCCACATTGCTGGTGAATCTTATGCTGGTCACTACATTCCTGTGTTTGCTAGTGAGATATTGAGCCACCCAGAACgttctttcaatttgacaTCCGTCTTGATTGGTAATGGATTAACTGATCCATTGACTCAATACGAATACTACGAGCCAATGGCTTGTGGTGAAGGCGGTGAACCAAGTGTATTGGAACCAGAAGAATGTCAATCAATGACCGATGCCATTCCAAGATGCCAATCCttaattcaacaatgctATGAATCGGAATCAGTATGGAGTTGTGTTCCCGCAACTGTTTACTGTAACAATGCGCAATTAGGACCTTATCAAAAGACTGGAAGAAATGTTTATGATATCAGAACCATGTGTGAAGGATCAAACTTGTGCTACGAAGGTTTGGAGTACATTGATACATATATGAACAAACCAGAAGTCATGAAAGCGTTGGGTGCTGAAGTATCCAGTTATGAATCATGTAACTTTGATGTCAATAGAAACTTTGTCTTTGCTGGTGATTGGATGAAACCTTACTTTAAGAATGTGATCgacattttgcaacaagatTTACCAGTTTTGATTTACGCGGGAGATAAAGATTTCATTTGCAACTGGTTAGGTAATCAAGCATGGGCTGATAAACTAGAATGGAGTGGCTCAAAAGGTTTCTCCAAAGCTCCAGTTAGAAAATGGAAGGTCGATGGTAAACATGCAGGTGACGTTAAAAACTATGAACACTTTACTTTCTTGAGAGTCTTTGGTGGTGGCCATATGGTTCCATATGACCAACCAGAAAATGCTCTCGATATGGTTAACAGATGGGTTTCTGGAGATTATAAATTTTGA
- a CDS encoding Gyp7 protein (protein similar to S. cerevisiae Gyp7p (GTPase-activating protein for Ypt1p)), producing the protein MTKRILHQGEVELLFVKSKAYLHPTPSKKDNIAGFLSLSRPPNSTSLDTILAFTPESQLSKEELKIYNEVDVEDIDLNLSSFKKHGKARGDRIVSQPSASILSSYAYTTTLSYIYSIQFRNPSHGYYYGSIVINTQDGEKLPIVFFHDDESPSTIKNQKLQNKQFDPFTDGELYWGALDFLSVLKSLVNIEKSTIEPSVYLVNPQSEDLRNFAPFKKKQVKEEPPSAFQLPDVNKMFNTAKWRVLETVATFTAKTKNQVIDLIEENAPPQVKQLMVQPQVAKLGDEFDSARMYLAKWAQQVKEDAESPKYVTDDEIYERISRELNSNKLLTQEEISRTSRMKPVSVQEWEGFFDHTGRLSVTVKEIKDRIFHGGLEEEVRKEAWLFLLKVYPWDSSSEEREVLKKSYASRYDELKLKWVDDVERRNTEYFKDQKFKIEKDVNRTDRELEIFKNVDGEVEEPDDEYDVANITNPHLCKLREILLTYNEYNTELGYVQGMNDVLSPLYVVLQDEALSFWAFVNLMDRMNGNFDPELSGIKSQLTKLMKMTQLTLPNLYKHLIECQSEGLYFFFRHILLQFKRELRWEQVLQLWEVIWTDYYTSDFQLFFALAVLSDNERIIIENISQPEEVLKYFNDLSGHLDVNKLLVRAEILYKLYDRMTYIVD; encoded by the coding sequence ATGACTAAGAGAATCTTACACCAAGGAGAAGTTGAGCTCCTTTTTGTCAAATCAAAGGCATATCTTCACCCGACACCATCAAAGAAGGACAACATTGCTGGATTCTTGTCCCTCTCGCGACCACCAAACTCTACTAGTTTGGATACCATTTTGGCATTTACCCCTGAATCACAATTGAGTAAAGAAGAGCTTAAAATCTacaatgaagttgatgtGGAGGATATTGACCTTAATCTAAGCTCCTTTAAGAAGCACGGCAAGGCAAGGGGTGACAGAATTGTATCACAACCGAGTGCTAGCATACTCAGTTCATATGCATACACAACCACGCTTTCATACATTTACAGCATACAGTTCAGAAATCCTAGCCATGGATACTATTATGGAAGTATAGTTATCAACACTCAAGATGGGGAGAAATTGCCAATCGTCTTCTTCCACGACGATgaatcaccatcaacaattaagaatcaaaagcttcaaaataaacaatttgacCCATTTACAGATGGAGAGTTGTACTGGGGTGCGCTTGATTTCTTGAGTGTGTTGAAAAGCTTGGTGAATATTGAAAAGTCAACCATTGAACCAAGTGTGTACCTAGTTAACCCACAATCAGAAGATTTACGGAATTTTGCCCCtttcaagaagaaacaagTGAAAGAGGAGCCACCAAGCGCATTTCAACTTCCTGATGTGAACAAAATGTTCAACACTGCCAAGTGGAGAGTATTGGAAACTGTCGCTACATTTACAGCAAAGACCAAGAACCaagtgattgatttgatagAAGAGAATGCGCCACCACAAgtaaaacaattgatggtGCAACCCCAAGTGGCAAAACttggtgatgaatttgacTCAGCAAGAATGTATCTTGCGAAATGGGCACAACAAGTGAAGGAGGATGCAGAGTCGCCAAAATATGTTACCGATGACGAGATCTATGAAAGAATCAGTCGTGAGTTAAACTCGAACAAGTTGTTAACACAAGAGGAAATAAGTCGCACGTCTAGAATGAAACCAGTTAGTGTTCAAGAGTGGGAAGGTTTCTTTGACCACACCGGAAGATTGAGCGTGACTGTTAAGGAGATTAAGGATAGAATATTTCACGGTGGGCTTGAAGAAGAGGTGAGAAAAGAGGCAtggttgtttttgttgaaggtaTACCCCTGGGACTCATCTAGTGAGGAGCGAgaggttttgaaaaagtctTATGCATCAAGATATGACGAGTTGAAGCTCAAGTGGGTTGACgatgttgaaagaagaaacactgaatatttcaaagatcaaaagtttaaaatCGAAAAAGATGTGAACCGTACCGATCGTGAGTTagagattttcaaaaatgttGACGGCGAAGTTGAAGAGCCCGATGATGAGTATGACGTGGCAAATATAACGAATCCTCATTTGTGCAAATTGCGTGAGATTTTGTTGACATACAATGAGTACAATACAGAACTTGGTTATGTGCAAGGAATGAATGATGTACTTTCTCCATTATACGTGGTGTTGCAAGACGAGGCATTGTCGTTTTGGGCATTCGTTAATTTGATGGATAGGATGAATGGAAATTTCGACCCTGAATTGAGTGGTATCAAGCTGCAGCTCACCAAGCTCATGAAAATGACTCAGCTTACTTTACCCAATTTGTACAAACATCTCATTGAATGTCAGAGTGAAGGactttacttttttttccGACACATTTTACTCCAATTTAAGAGGGAGTTACGTTGGGAGCAAGTTTTACAATTGTGGGAGGTCATCTGGACAGACTACTACACCAGCGactttcaattgttttttgcATTGGCGGTCTTGTCTGATAATGAAAGAATTATCATTGAGAATATACTGCAACCTGAAGAGGTTTTAAAATACTTTAATGACTTGCTGGGTCATTTGGATGTGAACAAGTTATTGGTACGAGCTGAGATTCTATACAAGTTGTACGATCGTATGACGTATATAGTTGATTGA